Proteins from one Gossypium raimondii isolate GPD5lz chromosome 8, ASM2569854v1, whole genome shotgun sequence genomic window:
- the LOC105792391 gene encoding 60S ribosomal protein L12-3, translating to MPPKFDPTQVVDVFVRVTGGEVGAASSLAPKIGPLGLSPKKIGEDIAKETAKEWKGLRVTVKLTVQNRQAKVTVVPSAAALVIKALKEPERDRKKTKNIKHNGNIGLDDVIEIAKVMRPRSMAKDLRGTVKEILGTCVSVGCTVDGKDPKDLQQEIDDGDVDVPLE from the coding sequence ATGCCGCCCAAGTTTGACCCAACACAAGTCGTCGATGTGTTCGTCCGCGTCACCGGCGGCGAAGTCGGAGCTGCTAGTTCCCTCGCTCCGAAGATCGGTCCACTCGGTCTATCTCCCAAAAAGATCGGTGAAGATATTGCCAAGGAAACCGCAAAGGAATGGAAGGGTCTCCGCGTGACCGTCAAGCTCACCGTCCAGAACCGTCAGGCGAAAGTCACGGTTGTCCCGTCGGCGGCTGCGCTGGTGATCAAGGCTTTGAAGGAGCCTGAGAGGGATAGGAAGAAGACCAAAAACATCAAGCATAATGGGAACATCGGCCTTGATGACGTCATCGAGATTGCTAAAGTAATGAGGCCGAGGTCGATGGCTAAGGACTTAAGAGGTACGGTGAAGGAGATTCTGGGCACCTGCGTCTCCGTGGGATGTACGGTTGATGGCAAAGACCCCAAGGATTTGCAGCAGGAAATCGACGATGGCGATGTCGATGTTCCCCTGGAGTGA
- the LOC105792392 gene encoding vacuolar fusion protein MON1 homolog: MDSVSSSSSLDDSTQLSPNSDPKAVDQRFDLLSVTDEPIQSEPSHRGNGDGFTNGSLNPERSTGDEDEDQLVEDQELVADEGPSSPNSCSYAGERGSASATSVSRIDAASDIDDIEIQGVRNESSFEGISDSQPSSGVPGQHRIDEDDASISWRKRKKHFFILSNSGKPIYSRYGDEHKLAGFSATLQAIISFMENGGDRVKLVKAGKHQVVFVVKGPIYLVCISCNEEPFESLKGQLELIYGQMILILTKSINRSFEKNPKFDMTHLLGGTDDVFSSLIHSFSWNPATFLHAYTCLPLAYATRQAAGAILQDVADSGVLFAILMCKHKVISLVGAQKASLHPDDILLLSNFVMSSESFRTSESFSPICLPRYNPLAFLHAYVHFLDVDTYLMLLTTSSDAFYHLKDCRIRIETVLLKSNILSEVQRSLLDGGIQVEDLHVAPLPRSGPSPHQVQQILQTDSPERPREPFVGIGGPAGLWHFIYRSIYLDQYVSTEFSAPLNNHQQQKRLYRAYLRLYTSMHDKGIGPYKTQFKRDENYVLLCWVTQDFELYAAFDPLADKAEAIKTCNRVCQWLKDVENEIFLHGAKPFFMVISQSG; this comes from the exons ATGGATTCTgtctcatcttcttcatctctAGATGACTCCACCCAACTAAGCCCTAATTCTGATCCCAAAGCAGTGGACCAACGGTTTGATTTATTATCAGTGACTGATGAACCGATCCAATCCGAACCCAGTCATCGAGGAAATGGCGATGGATTCACCAATGGATCCTTGAATCCGGAGAGAAGCACCGGCGACGAAGACGAGGATCAATTAGTGGAGGATCAGGAATTGGTTGCCGATGAAGGGCCTTCGAGTCCAAACAGTTGCAGTTACGCCGGTGAGAGAGGGAGCGCCAGCGCCACCAGCGTGTCGAGGATTGATGCTGCGAGTGATATTGACGATATTGAGATTCAGGGAGTGAGGAACGAGAGCTCATTCGAAGGTATCTCGGATTCTCAGCCCTCCTCTGGGGTGCCCGGTCAACACCGCATCGACGAG GATGATGCTTCGATATCATGGAGAAAGAGGAAGAAACACTTCTTTATCTTGAGTAACTCTGGCAAACCAATATATTCCAG ATATGGAGATGAACACAAATTAGCTGGTTTTTCTGCTACACTACAAGCCATTATTTCCTTCATGGAGAATGG GGGAGACCGTGTCAAATTGGTGAAGGCTGGAAAACACCAG GTAGTCTTCGTTGTAAAGGGACCGATTTATTTAGTTTGCATCAGCTGCAACGAGGAGCCCTTTGAATCACTAAAGGGACAGTTGGAGCTTATTTATGGTCAG ATGATACTTATCTTAACAAAGTCCATAAATAGGAGCTTCGAGAAGAATCCTAAGTTTGATATGACACATTTGCTTGGAGGAACAGATGATGTTTTTTCTTCCCTTATTCACTCCTTCAGTTG gaACCCAGCTACATTTCTTCATGCATACACCTGCCTTCCCCTTGCTTATGCAACAAGGCAGGCTGCCGGTGCCATATTGCAAGATGTTGCTGATTCAGGGGTGTTATTTGCAATACTAATGTGTAAACACAAG GTTATCAGTCTTGTTGGTGCACAAAAAGCCTCTCTTCATCCTGATGATATATTGCTACTTTCAAACTTTGTGATGTCATCAGAGTCATTTAG GACATCAGAATCATTTTCTCCAATTTGCTTGCCTAGATATAATCCTTTGGCATTTTTGCATGCTTATGTGCATTTTCTTGAT GTCGATACATACTTGATGTTGCTTACTACTAGTTCAGATGCCTTCTATCATCTTAAAGATTGCAG GATACGCATAGAAACAGTCCTCTTAAAGTCCAATATTCTTAGTGAAGTTCAGAGATCACTGCTAGATGGTGGGATTCAAGTTGAGGATTTGCATGTTGCCCCATTGCCTCGATCTGGACCATCTCCTCATCAAGTCCAGCAAATACTTCAAACAGATTCTCCTGAGAGGCCTAGGGAACCATTTGTTGGCATTGGTGGTCCTGCTGGACTTTGGCATTTCATTTATCGCAGTATATATCTAGATCAATATGTATCCACAGAGTTCTCAGCACCACTGAACAATCATCAGCAACAGAAAAG ATTGTATAGAGCTTACCTAAGACTGTATACTTCCATGCATGATAAAGGAATTGGGCCATACAAAACTCAGTTCAAAAGGGATGAAAACTATG TTTTACTATGCTGGGTCACGCAGGATTTTGAACTCTATGCGGCATTTGATCCCCTTGCAGACAAG GCAGAAGCCATAAAGACATGCAACCGGGTTTGTCAATGGTTAAAAGATGTGGAAAATGAGATATTTTTGCATGGAGCAAAGCCCTTTTTCATGGTGATAAGTCAATCCGGTTAG